Proteins from one Setaria italica strain Yugu1 chromosome V, Setaria_italica_v2.0, whole genome shotgun sequence genomic window:
- the LOC101772714 gene encoding uncharacterized protein LOC101772714 translates to METKTSSSSGGGGAAAGTEQRRAGLVEVQAAAAALRRSEVFHVVKELVGFVLYMHHQIPSVLQSLEDEFASLKEEMTEMTLQPAELKPSDQRKYNTRKREVRRRIKKHEKLMKGISILLCALQQALDEVSSIEGVVLILGGSLVRPLFVYDITISHGTFDSGSAKDHALTKLAQSVSRKAIRALVSCGAGSLSYTGPSKLFLLVRCPSTLNLPLDFLPKRDFRYSKKVVPLQMHIKCSKADCQGNNQHRMSIADAPCSTSESFLSDSIWFQCKHTIRGLPGKASLEG, encoded by the exons ATGGAGACCAaaacctcctcctcgtccggaggcggcggtgccgccgccggcaccgagcAGCGGCGCGCAGGGCTCGTGGAGgtgcaagcggcggcggcggcgctgcggcgaTCGGAGGTGTTCCACGTCGTCAAGGAGCTCGTCGGCTTCGTCCTCTACATGCACCACCAGATCCCCTC GGTTTTGCAGAGTCTTGAAGATGAGTTCGCAAGTTTAAAGGAGGAAATG ACAGAAATGACATTACAACCAGCTGAGCTCAAACCATCTGATCAGAGAAAGTACAACACACGAAAACGGGAGGTTAGACGTCGAATAAAGAAGCACGAGAAATTGATGAAAGGCATCTCTATCTTACTATGTGCTCTTCAGCAAGCACTTGATGAAGTTTCTAGCATTGAAGGAGTTGTCCTGATCCTTGGAGGAAGCCTTGTACGGCCCCTATTTGTGTATGACATTACAATTTCTCATGGTACGTTTGATTCAGGAAGTGCCAAAGATCATGCTCTAACCAAGTTAGCTCAATCTGTTTCTCGGAAG GCTATCCGTGCTCTTGTGTCATGTGGAGCAGGGAGTTTGTCCTACACAG GGCCTAGCAAGTTATTTTTGCTGGTACGATGTCCCAGTACATTGAACTTACCACTGGATTTCCTGCCAAAGCGTGATTTTCGGTACAGCAAGAAG GTTGTACCTCTTCAAATGCATATAAAGTGCAGTAAAGCAGACTGTCAAGGGAATAACCAGCACCGAATGTCAATTGCTGATGCCCCATGTTCCACTTCAGAATCTTTTCTTTCTGATTCTATCTG GTTTCAGTGCAAGCATACAATAAGAGGTTTACCAGGCAAGGCGTCACTAGAAGGGTGA